ACAGGTGATTGACGTCCGATTGAAACAAAAACCCAACGAATAACGTTTTAGTCgaacgtttattttttgacacaaatattattttgtacacgagtaggtaaataataataataataataataatctaatgtaatataatatattatggcgtgtataatataaaacgtcgACGATAGATCACACACGCCGtcggtattaaattaaaataacaacgaGGTCGtaataaaatggaaaaaaaaaaataaaaatgagagAGAGtactactaataaataactcGTAAATCAATAAAGTACACATTATATGGTGTCGGTGTGGTGGCATTGCATGATGCGACGTCTACAAcggttaacaaaaaaaaaaaaaaaaaaatttgaaaaaaaaaacacaataaaaataataataaaaaaaaatcatcgcaTCGCATCTCGCGAGAGACCGGTGAGCAGACGATAATCAAtacacgaaataataataaataaaatacatcacatattttatagtatatttatacggTTCGCTCGCAGACGGTGTACGGCGCGGGACGGCCCCGCGGGCGGGCGACCGGTCAAAAAAAAGGCTCGCGGTAAGTCGGCGGCGGTACCTACTACGCACCCGTCACCGCGTCGACGacgattgataataatataacgtaacgAAACGAGACGTGTCGCCGCCCGCAAATGCTGCGGATTGACTGAGACAGAGtgagtgagagagagagagagagagagagaggaaATATCGCGTCGCGCGTTTATCGGTGTTCGTCCCGATCCGATTGTCGGACgactaattgtaatataacatacaagCGCTATCACAGTGTGTCACTATACATcaatgtaatgataataataataataataataatataatatgatttttgtcGTCGCGTTAACGGCTAACGGTGGCGGCGGACGTGTCTCCGCGGGGCGAGTACAGCTGTTGATGGTGGTGGTGATGGTACGCTGCGGCGGCGGCCGCGGCCGAGGACGGTGGCGGAGGGTAGCAGTACGCGGCCGTCGGGTTGAACGCGCTGAACGGCGACGGCGGCATCATGGACGGCGGCGGTTTACCGTAAGCGGCGGCCGCGGACGGGTGGTGGAACAGGTGCCGTGACAGGTGGCTGTTGTACGCGGAGAACGCGGCCGCGGTGGTGGGCGACATCGGTCCCGCGGCTCCGGCGGCCATGCAAGCGGCCGCGGAGGCGGCACTGCCGGCGCCGGACGTGTGGGTGCGGATGTGCTGCAACAGTTCGTCGGACGTGCTGAAGCTCTTGCCGCACAGCGACGGCACGGCGGCCGCTTCCGCGGCGGACGGCGACGACGATTGCATGTGGCCGCCCGGAATGACCCAACTGCACGTGTACGGGCGGGCTACGGGCGCGTAGAACGCGGGCACGGACGCGGCGGCCATCAGCGACGACAGGTACCGCTGGTGGTCGCACTGCACGCAACCGGCCGGACAGGCGCCGGCCGCGGCCATCATCGGGTGGTATTGGGTGGCGAACGCCAGCGCGGCCGCGGCCGCAGCGTGCTGTTGCTGTTGGCCGCACCCGGACGCCGGGCCGCCGCACATCGGGTCCTTGCAGTCGGACGGCGACGGTTTTCCCGCTGCGGCCGCGGCCAGCGACACGGCGGCCGGCATCCACGGGGCGCCGGGCAGGTACGTGTGCCGGAAGGCGGCCAGCGGGTCCGGTTTGTACGGCGAGTGGGCGGGCATGGGCGGCGGCGGGCAGAACGCCTTGGCAGTGGCGCCGTGCATCACTTCCAGACCGGACCGGATGATCGGGTTGGTGGACGGGTCGGCGGCGGCAGAGGACGAGTTGGCGGTGGACGCGGCCGCCGCGGTTTCGGACGACGaggccgacgacgacgaccggCGGCTGCTCTTGTGGTGCGCGCCGTAATCGTCGCGCGGCGACGCGGACTTGCGCTTCTTGCCGTGGCCACTGCCGTTCTCATCCGAGCTACTGCTCTTGGGCCGgctgtcgtcgtcgttgttgttgttgttgttgctattgttgttgttgttgttgttgtggcTGGAATGCAGATGCAGACCGTACGGCGAAGTGTGATGGTGATGGTGCTGCACGGCGTGATGCGGCGACGGTGTCAACACGGTGTTCTCGTACGGTTTGAAGTTCAATTTCGCCGGTTTGGGCGGCTCTTCCATGTAGTTGTTGTTGTGGTTCCGGTGGTGCTTGGCGGCCGCGTGGCCCAAGTACGCCACGGCCGCGGAGGCCG
This sequence is a window from Rhopalosiphum maidis isolate BTI-1 chromosome 1, ASM367621v3, whole genome shotgun sequence. Protein-coding genes within it:
- the LOC113561050 gene encoding zinc finger protein Noc-like produces the protein MAIMDSNPESNQYQYIQDTSLASLDSKTSPLAMLVRTCSQIGADPPMAATAKSKKPAAAAAPVSATAAAADRPHSASPASAAVAYLGHAAAKHHRNHNNNYMEEPPKPAKLNFKPYENTVLTPSPHHAVQHHHHHTSPYGLHLHSSHNNNNNNNSNNNNNNDDDSRPKSSSSDENGSGHGKKRKSASPRDDYGAHHKSSRRSSSSASSSETAAAASTANSSSAAADPSTNPIIRSGLEVMHGATAKAFCPPPPMPAHSPYKPDPLAAFRHTYLPGAPWMPAAVSLAAAAAGKPSPSDCKDPMCGGPASGCGQQQQHAAAAAALAFATQYHPMMAAAGACPAGCVQCDHQRYLSSLMAAASVPAFYAPVARPYTCSWVIPGGHMQSSSPSAAEAAAVPSLCGKSFSTSDELLQHIRTHTSGAGSAASAAACMAAGAAGPMSPTTAAAFSAYNSHLSRHLFHHPSAAAAYGKPPPSMMPPSPFSAFNPTAAYCYPPPPSSAAAAAAAYHHHHHQQLYSPRGDTSAATVSR